The Bombus terrestris chromosome 4, iyBomTerr1.2, whole genome shotgun sequence genome has a window encoding:
- the LOC100647948 gene encoding microtubule-actin cross-linking factor 1 isoform X12, protein MSTQAYYKERLGFDPADTVAEHHREQRSQHGYEESLSKFKDERDAIQKKTFTKWVNKHLKKHWKYVKTYTCLHVCVLVNNQPCCSPTASRHVGDLFEDLRDGHNLISLLEVLSGEHLPRERGRMRFHMLQNVQMALDFLRYKKIKLVNIRAEDIVDGNPKLTLGLIWTIILHFQSWRRKISDIVVGQESNVTAREALLRWARRSTARYPGVRVTDFTGSWRDGLAFSALIHRNRPDLVDWKGARASQPRERLDRVFYVAEREYGVTRLLDPEDVDTPEPDEKSLITYISSLYDVFPEPPTIHPLYDAEDQRRSEEYRELASSLHMWIREKMCLMQERVFPPTLIEMKNLAAGSTKFKNEEVPPRYRDKQRLSYIFRDLQKYFEAVGEVDIEPHLRIEVIEENWNRLMMLHQEREQAIIDEIKRLERLQRLAEKVHREMKATDNRLEELERRVEDEARRLDRLHPLEAKHAVDLLEQDIRNTEVQIQNIFPDVHTLTEGRYSQAAELRKRVQKLHQRWVALRSLLHKRLVQPLSAVSFPVEERVVTKHRTTVHETRLVDTNPHFRALHDCIDWCKAKIKQLQDADYGSDLPSVQNELEVHQREHKNIEQFHPKVERCVQAKSHFHAEELTLYSQHLTVLQKLHTELLAASNKRLSDLDTLHDFIQSATNELVWLSSKEETEVTRDWSDKNLNVQSIEQYYERTFGSGIESLMSDLEKREIQFSAVQDRGEALVLQHHPAAKTIEAYMSAMQSQWTWLLQLTLCLEVHLKHAAQSQQFFRDVQQAEQWISKRDESLNTIYSQSEFSLDEGERLLKGMQELREELNSYGDHVQKLVDQAKDVVPMKQRRQPVARPMQVTCVCSYKQVNMSIEKGEQCTLYDNSGRIKWRVKNQEGVESPVPGVCFALQPPDKDALDAAERLRRQYDRSVGLWQRKQLRLRQNMIFATIKVVKGWDLPQFLAMGQDQRTAIRKALNEDADKLLSEGDPADPQLRRLKRETAEVNKLFDELEKRARAEEESKNAGRIFNEQISAIQEALDEAERVLNTRIAAPLPRDIDSLEHLVLQHKDFEQTLKRQTSDLDKVQQTFRGITLKTPAMRNKLDAVTTKWTNIWNSSNLYIERLKCVEIVLSSLEENTTSVSELEVKLASFDELPPDLKGLQNVLEDLMVLQNAISQQQTAMDKLNEDTQNARHVVEKSRPSHRGSHSDMDRLDDEVNKLNSRWTNLCAQLVERVRSAEAAYGLAQQLEHAYRNEVDFIDESYEKLEVENAKNLLNKVVERAPAIEAVNVTGSRLIREGKIYGQRLRAFTEQLEDICPSLDASVKKPRREFVSTVDDVARDLDTLNKRYTTLVDLLQERVTQLAAQQTEETSQQFQEALEGLQKWLTDTEEMVSNQKSPSSDYNVVKAQLQEQKFLKKMLMDQQNSMSSSYNMGQEVAAEAEPKEQKKIEKQLKDLMARFDNLTESAAKRMEALEQAMGVAKQFQDKLIPLQTWLDKTEKRVRDMELVPTDEEKIQQRVTEHDGLHEDILSKKPEFSELTEVASQLMSLVGEDEAAALADKLQDAADRYAALVERSESLGNLLQRSRQGLRHLVLSYQELQAWMEGMEIRLSKYRVLAVHTEKLLQQMEDLADLTEEVSTRQTEVDSTTDTGLELMKHISSDEALQLKDKLDSLQRRFNDLVSRGSDLLKHAQESLPLVQQFHDNHNRLMDWMQAAESALQSAEPREDEIIRLEMEISEYRPVLDKINAVGPQLSQLSPGEGAATIEALVIRDNRRFAAIAEQIQRKAERLQLSKQRSLEVIGDIDDLLEWFHEVDNQLREAEPPSSEPEIIRVQLKEHKALNDDISSQKGRVRDVISTAKKVIRENGQYEDKSTIRENMEDLRETMEIVSGLSMDRLGALEQALPLAEHLRDTHIDLVSWLEEAEQQVAMLPMPALRPDLIAAQQDKNEFLVQSINEHKPLVEKLNKTGEALLKLCNEEEGIKIQDILEADTTRYAALRAELRGRQQTLEQALQESSQFSDKLEGMLRALSSTADQVNGAEPISAHPGRLRDQMEENSALVDELAQRSEAYAAVRRAADDVISKAGNRADPAVKDIKRKLDKLNKLWSDVQKSTTDRGQTLDEALAIAEKFWSELNGVMSTLRELQDALAGQAPPAAQPAAIQQQQVALQEIRHEIDQTKPDVEQVRASGHELMGLCGEPDKPDVRKHIEDLDQAWDNVTALYARREENLIDAMEKAMEFHETLQNLLEFLQEAEDKFSSMGLLGSDIDEVKKQIKQLANFKAEVDPHMVKVEALNRSLIRQAAELTERTSSEQAAAIKEPLGAVNRRWDGLLRGLVERQRLLENALLRLGQFQHALDELLVWIEKTDDTLDNLKAVAGDPQVIEVELAKLKVLVNDIQAHQTSVDTLNDAGRQLIEDGKGTAEASTTAEKLGTLNRRWRDLLQRAADRQRELEDALREAQTFTAEIQDLLSWLGDVDNTIVASKPVGGLPETASEQLERFMEVYNELEQNRLKVESVLQQGQAYLKRADSTSAGGLNHNLRTLKQRWDNVTARASDKKIKLEIALKEATEFHDALQSFVDWLTNAEKILTNLKPVSRVMETILGQIEEHKAFQKDVGVHRETMLNLDKKGTHLKYFSQKQDVILIKNLLISVQHRWERVVSKSAERTRALDHGYKEAREFHDAWSNIMNWLDETEKTLDEVAGDGALGGNDPEKIKARLNKHRELQKALSAKQGTYDATMKNGKSLKDKAPKSDEFALKELLNELKNKWTTVCGKCVDRQRKLEEALLFSGQFKDAIQALLEWLSKSEKQLADTGPLYGDLDTVMNLVEQHKTFEKDLESRVSQMESVIKTGRELLAKATPDDASAIGSQLAEINNLWDTVTKLSSDKTERLQEALREAERLHKAVHVLLEWLSDAEMKLRFAGQLPEDEQESRNQLMEHEKFLRELSTKEIEKDQTLELAHVILAKAHPDGALVIKHWITIIQSRWEEVSTWAQQRNQRLENHMRGLQDLDNLLEELLSWLEGLENTLNALEAEPLPDDKATLEMLIVDHREFMENTSRRQNEVDRVCKARQIKSAKDTMKITKAKSPAPTRASPGRERTPDLLPHIGPRFPPKGSKGAEPEFRSPRVKLLWDRWRHVWMLAWERQRRLQDKYNYIQELDRVANFSWEDWRKRFLKFMNHKKSRLTDLFRKMDKNNDGLIPREDFIQGIMNTKFETSRLEMGAVADLFDRHGEGLIDWKEFIAALRPDWEERRTYNDTDKIHDEVKRLVMLCTCRQKFRVFQVGEGKYRFGDSQKLRLVRILRSTVMVRVGGGWVALDEFLLKNDPCRVFLMPIPDPNKPEQHEGWCPLAKGRTNIELREQFILADGVSQTMTAFRSKPSPTSTLQRTPISSANAGPITKVRERSARSVPMGQSRASRSSLSAGTPDSLSDNESSFKLGSARKTSTPYRSSMTPGGSRPSSRPTSRPTSRPTSRPGSRPASRQGSKPPSRYGSTQSLDSTDDSTNVSRIPRRTAVSTTGNTPTSSRHNSVSGKRLSVNGSSSRPRTPTGLVSPASGVPARFGTIHRASSIPTLTGVGTPISRSRIPVYVGTDIKSPQSTTSNISTHSTQSNYSTVSTDSTGSSSMCTNSATNTSSAVKRARTRTPSSGSSTPLPPSLKLSRKPSGASDTSVSTTPATKRKGKPTPIDQRAPFRL, encoded by the exons CATGTGGATCCGCGAAAAAATGTGCCTGATGCAGGAACGTGTCTTCCCGCCGACCttgatagaaatgaaaaatttggcaGCCGGCAGTACGAAATTCAAGAATGAGGAAGTACCGCCCAGATACAGAGACAAACAACGACTTTCTTACATCTTCAGGGATTTGCAAAAGTACTTCGAAGCGGTCGGTGAGGTGGACATCGAACCTCACTTACGTATCGAGGTTATTGAAGAAAATTGGAATAGATTGATGATGCTGCATCAGGAAAGAGAACAGGCGATAATCGACGAAATTAAACG ACTCGAACGACTGCAACGATTAGCAGAGAAAGTGCACAGAGAGATGAAGGCGACCGACAATCGATTGGAGGAACTCGAGAGACGAGTGGAGGACGAAGCCAGGCGTCTCGATCGACTTCATCCTCTGGAAGCGAAACATGCGGTGGATCTTTTGGAACAGGATATTCGTAACACCGAGGTCCAGAtccaaaatatttttccagacgTGCATACACTTACCGAGGGGCGATACAGTCAGGCGGCCGAACTTCGCAAAAG AGTTCAGAAGCTACATCAACGGTGGGTCGCCCTGCGATCTCTTCTTCATAAACGTTTGGTACAGCCGCTGTCGGCCGTATCTTTCCCGGTAGAAGAACGCGTCGTTACGAAACACCGTACTACCGTCCATGAAACCCGATTGGTCGACACCAATCCACATTTCCGTGCGTTACACGACTGCATCGACTGGTGTAAGGCGAAGATCAAACAGCTCCAGGATGCAGACTATGGCTCCGATTTACCTAGCGTGCAGAACGAACTGGAGGTTCACCAAAGAGAACACAAGAATATCGAGCAGTTTCATCCTAAAGTGGAGAGATGTGTGCAGGCTAAGAGCCACTTTCACGCCGAGGAATTGACATTGTACAGCCAACATCTGACTGTTCTTCAAAAACTTCACACTGAATTATTGGCGGCCTCGAATAAGAGACTTTCCGATTTGGACACTCTACATGACTTTATACAATCGGCGACTAATGAACTGGTTTGGCTGAGTTCTAAGGAGGAGACGGAGGTGACACGCGATTGGAGTGACAAGAATTTGAACGTGCAAAGTATCGAGCAGTATTACGAG CGTACGTTTGGATCTGGTATAGAG TCCCTTATGAGCGACCTAGAGAAGCGGGAGATTCAATTCTCCGCGGTGCAAGATCGAGGCGAAGCTCTGGTCCTTCAACATCATCCCGCCGCGAAAACAATCGAAGCTTACATGTCCGCCATGCAGAGTCAATGGACCTGGCTTCTTCAATTAACTCTTTGTCTAGAAGTTCATCTGAAACACGCAGCACAGAGTCAACAATTTTTCCGGGATGTTCAACAGGCTGAACAGTGGATCTCGAAGAGAGATGAGTCGCTCAACACCATTTATTCCCAATCAGAATTCTCCTTGGACGAGGGTGAACGTTTATTGAAGGGTATGCAAGAGCTGCGCGAAGAATTGAATAGTTACGGCGATCATGTGCAGAAACTGGTTGATCAAGCGAAGGACGTGGTTCCTATGAAGCAACGTCGACAGCCTGTGGCACGGCCTATGCAAGTTACGTGCGTCTGCAGTTACAAACAAGTCAAT ATGTCGATTGAGAAGGGCGAACAGTGTACGTTATACGACAACTCTGGTAGGATAAAATGGCGCGTAAAGAATCAAGAAGGCGTCGAGTCCCCTGTTCCAGGCGTCTGCTTTGCTCTTCAGCCACCTGATAAGGATGCTCTCGATGCTGCGGAAAGATTGCGACGACAATATGATCGAAGTGTTGGATTATGGCAACGGAAACAGCTTCGATTACGACAAAACATGATTTTCGCGACCATCAAAGTGGTCAAAGGCTGGGATCTACCGCAGTTCTTGGCTATGGGTCAGGATCAGAGAACTGCTATCAGAAAAGCCTTGAACGAGGATGCTGATAAACTGCTGTCCGAGGGCGATCCTGCTGATCCACAATTGAGGCGACTGAAGCGAGAAACGGCCGAAGTGAACAAATTGTTCGATGAACTGGAGAAACGTGCCAGAGCGGAGGAAGAGTCAAAGAACGCGGGACGTATTTTCAATGAACAGATATCTGCCATTCAAGAAGCATTAGACGAAGCAGAGAGAGTTTTGAATACTCGCATAGCTGCGCCATTACCAAGAGACATTGACAGCTTAGAACATCTGGTTCTGCAACACAAAGATTTTGAGCAAACTCTCAAACGTCAAACATCAGATCTAGATAAAGTTCAGCAAACTTTCCGTGGTATTACTTTGAAGACTCCAGCCATGAGAAACAAGCTCGACGCTGTTACCACCAAATGGACAAATATTTGGAACTCGAGCAATCTGTACATCGAGCGGCTAAAGTGTGTTGAGATCGTGCTTTCTAGTCTCGAGGAGAACACAACCTCGGTATCCGAATTGGAAGTGAAATTGGCATCGTTCGACGAGCTGCCACCGGATCTGAAGGGATTACAGAATGTACTAGAAGATCTGATGGTGCTTCAAAATGCCATCTCTCAACAGCAAACTGCAATGGATAAACTGAACGAAGATACGCAGAACGCAAGACATGTTGTTGAAAAGTCGAGGCCAAGTCATCGTGGCTCTCATTCTGATATGGATCGCTTAGACGACGAAGTGAACAAACTAAACTCCAGATGGACCAATCTCTGTGCTCAGTTGGTCGAAAGAGTTCGCAGCGCGGAAGCAGCTTATGGCCTAGCTCAACAGTTAGAACATGCCTATCGTAACGAGGTTGACTTTATTGACGAATCGTACGAAAAACTCGAGGTGGAGAATGCGAAG AATCTATTGAACAAGGTGGTAGAACGAGCGCCGGCGATCGAAGCAGTAAATGTGACGGGCAGTCGATTGATTCGTGAAGGAAAG ATCTACGGACAAAGGCTTCGAGCGTTCACGGAACAGCTGGAAGATATCTGCCCGTCTTTGGATGCTTCGGTGAAAAAACCGCGACGAGAGTTCGTCTCAACGGTTGATGACGTCGCTCGTGATCTAGATACTCTGAACAAGAGGTACACCACGCTGGTGGATCTTCTTCAGGAACGGGTTACACAGCTGGCAGCGCAACAAACCGAGGAGACATCTCAACAG TTCCAGGAGGCTCTGGAGGGTCTCCAGAAATGGCTAACGGACACAGAGGAAATGGTATCCAACCAGAAATCACCATCATCGGATTACAACGTAGTTAAGGCGCAATTACAAGAGCAAAAATTCCTGAAGAAGATGCTAATGGATCAGCAAAACTCAATGTCCTCCTCGTACAACATGGGCCAAGAAGTGGCGGCTGAAGCGGAGCCTAAGGAACAGAAGAAGATCGAGAAACAACTAAAAGATTTGATGGCAAGATTTGATAATCTTACGGAAAGCGCTGCTAAGAGAATGGAAGCACTTGAACAAGCGATGGGAGTAGCGAAACAGTTCCAGGATAAACTGATACCGCTTCAAACTTGGCTGGACAAGACCGAAAAACGCGTGAGAGATATGGAGTTGGTTCCAACGGACGAGGAAAAAATCCAGCAACGCGTTACCGAACACGATGGTCTTCACGAGGATATTCTGTCAAAGAAACCTGAATTCAGTGAACTTACAGAGGTTGCTAGTCAACTAATGTCTCTGGTAGGCGAAGATGAAGCCGCTGCTTTGGCTGACAAACTTCAGGACGCGGCTGATAGATACGCTGCATTGGTCGAACGATCGGAATCTCTTGGTAACTTGCTTCAACGTTCGAGACAGGGTTTACGTCATCTGGTACTCAGCTATCAAGAACTTCAGGCTTGGATGGAGGGTATGGAAATCAGATTGTCGAAATACAGAGTGCTGGCTGTGCATACGGAGAAGCTTCTTCAACAAATGGAAGACCTAGCTGACTTGACCGAAGAGGTTTCGACTCGACAGACGGAAGTAGACAGTACCACCGATACTGGATTGGAATTAATGAAACACATCTCGAGCGACGAGGCGCTTCAATTGAAAGATAAACTCGATTCTTTGCAACGGCGATTTAATGATTTGGTTAGTCGAGGTTCCGACTTGCTGAAGCACGCGCAAGAGTCTCTTCCATTGGTGCAACAATTCCATGATAATCATAATCGTTTAATGGATTGGATGCAGGCTGCGGAATCGGCTCTGCAATCAGCCGAACCTCGCGAGGATGAAATTATTAGATTAGAAATGGAAATATCGGAATATAGACCAGTTCTAGACAAGATCAACGCCGTTGGACCGCAGTTGTCTCAGTTATCTCCGGGTGAAGGGGCGGCGACTATCGAAGCTCTAGTCATCAGAGACAACAGGAGATTCGCCGCCATTGCCGAGCAGATTCAACGAAAGGCTGAGAGGCTTCAGCTGAGTAAGCAACGTTCGCTGGAAGTGATCGGCGATATCGACGATTTACTAGAATGGTTCCATGAAGTGGATAATCAATTGAGGGAAGCAGAACCACCGAGCAGCGAACCGGAAATCATCAGGGTACAATTGAAGGAGCATAAAGCCTTGAACGACGACATATCCAGTCAGAAAGGACGTGTTAGGGATGTTATATCCACGGCAAAGAAGGTGATCCGTGAAAATGGTCAATACGAGGACAAATCTACGATCAGAGAAAATATGGAGGACTTACGAGAAACCATGGAAATCGTATCCGGTCTTTCAATGGATAGACTCGGTGCTCTGGAACAAGCTTTGCCATTGGCTGAACATTTACGCGACACTCACATTGATTTAGTCAGCTGGTTAGAGGAGGCTGAACAACAAGTCGCAATGCTTCCTATGCCTGCTTTAAGACCCGATCTAATAGCCGCCCAACAGGACAAGAACGAGTTCCTCGTGCAGAGTATCAACGAACACAAACCTTTGGTCGAGAAGCTGAACAAAACTGGTGAAGCATTGTTGAAGCTGTGCAATGAAGAAGAAGGTATCAAAATACAGGACATATTGGAAGCAGACACTACTCGATATGCAGCCCTCAGAGCAGAACTTCGTGGTCGACAGCAGACTCTCGAACAAGCACTTCAGGAATCTTCTCAGTTCTCCGACAAGCTGGAAGGAATGCTGCGTGCTCTCTCATCAACCGCCGATCAAGTAAATGGCGCCGAACCGATCAGCGCTCATCCTGGTCGGTTAAGAGATCAGATGGAAGAGAATTCCGCTCTGGTCGACGAATTGGCTCAAAGATCCGAGGCCTATGCGGCTGTGAGGAGGGCCGCCGATGACGTGATCAGCAAGGCAGGTAATAGAGCTGATCCAGCCGTAAAGGACATCAAACGGAAGCTGGACAAATTGAACAAACTATGGAGCGACGTGCAAAAGTCGACGACCGACAGAGGTCAAACGTTAGACGAAGCTTTGGCGATCGCCGAGAAATTCTGGTCCGAGTTGAATGGCGTGATGTCGACTCTGCGAGAGCTTCAGGATGCTCTTGCTGGTCAGGCGCCACCAGCAGCTCAACCTGCTGCCATCCAACAGCAACAGGTTGCCTTGCAGGAGATTAGGCACGAAATCGACCAAACGAAACCAGATGTCGAGCAAGTACGAGCTTCTGGTCACGAGTTGATGGGTCTTTGCGGTGAGCCAGACAAACCAGATGTTAGAAAGCATATTGAAGATTTGGATCAAGCATGGGATAACGTGACTGCCCTATATGCCAGAAGAGAGGAAAATCTGATCGATGCTATGGAGAAGGCCATGGAGTTCCACGAGACCTTGCAAAATCTTTTGGAGTTCCTACAAGAAGCCGAGGACAAGTTCTCCAGTATGGGACTGCTAGGAAGCGACATCGACGAAGTTAAAAAACAGATCAAACAATTGGCCAATTTCAAAGCCGAAGTAGATCCTCACATGGTCAAGGTCGAAGCTCTAAACAG GAGTCTGATAAG ACAAGCTGCCGAACTGACAGAGAGAACGTCCTCGGAACAAGCTGCGGCCATCAAAGAACCGCTTGGTGCCGTTAACAGACGGTGGGACGGACTGCTTCGAGGTCTCGTGGAGAGGCAAAGACTCTTGGAGAACGCGTTACTACGTCTAGGGCAATTCCAGCACGCTCTAGACGAGTTGTTGGTATGGATCGAGAAGACGGACGACACTTTGGATAACTTGAAGGCCGTGGCCGGCGATCCTCAAGTGATCGAAGTAGAATTAGCTAAACTGAAAGTACTTGTGAATGATATTCAAGCCCATCAGACCAGCGTGGATACTCTGAACGACGCTGGAAGACAGTTAATAGAGGATGGAAAGGGAACAGCCGAAGCTTCGACGACTGCTGAGAAATTAGGCACTTTGAATCGTCGTTGGCGCGATTTGTTGCAACGTGCTGCTGATCGTCAACGAGAACTGGAAGATGCGCTTAGAGAAGCGCAAACCTTTACGGCGGAGATACAGGACCTTTTGTCTTGGCTGGGTGATGTGGACAATACCATAGTAGCTTCGAAACCTGTTGGAGGATTGCCGGAAACGGCTTCAGAACAGTTAGAACGCTTTATGGAAGTGTACAACGAATTGGAACAAAATCGTTTGAAAGTCGAATCGGTTCTTCAACAAGGACAAGCATACTTGAAGCGTGCCGATTCTACTAGTGCCGGTGGTCTGAATCACAACTTGAGGACTTTGAAACAACGATGGGATAATGTGACTGCTCGCGCAAGTGATAAAAAGATCAAGCTTGAGATCGCTCTGAAAGAGGCTACAGAGTTCCACGATGCACTCCAATCGTTTGTCGATTGGTTAACCAACGCGGAGAAGATTCTCACGAATCTGAAACCTGTGTCGAGGGTAATGGAAACTATACTCGGACAGATAGAGGAACACAAAGCGTTTCAGAAAGACGTTGGAGTTCATCGTGAGACTATGCTGAACCTCGATAAGAAGGGCACGCATTTGAAATACTTTTCACAGAAACAGGACGTGATTCTAATCAAAAACTTGTTGATAAGTGTGCAACACAGATGGGAAAGAGTAGTTTCGAAGTCTGCAGAGAGAACCAGGGCTCTTGATCACGGATACAAAGAGGCCAGAGAATTCCACGATGCTTGGTCCAATATAATGAACTGGCTCGACGAAACGGAGAAGACTTTGGACGAGGTTGCCGGTGATGGCGCCCTTGGAGGAAATGATCCAGAGAAGATCAAAGCTAGATTGAATAAGCACCGTGAATTGCAGAAAGCTCTCAGCGCCAAACAGGGTACCTATGACGCAACTATGAAGAATGGAAAATCATTAAAAGACAAAGCGCCTAAAAGCGATGAATTTGCTCTAAAAGAACTTTTGAATGAGTTGAAGAACAAGTGGACCACTGTTTGTGGTAAGTGCGTGGATAGACAGAGGAAGCTCGAGGAAGCATTGTTGTTCTCGGGACAATTCAAGGACGCTATTCAAGCGTTGCTGGAATGGCTTAGTAAGTCTGAGAAGCAGCTGGCGGACACCGGTCCACTTTATGGCGACCTTGATACTGTAATGAATTTGGTTGAACAACATAAGACCTTCGAGAAGGATCTCGAATCCAGAGTCTCTCAGATGGAATCTGTAATCAAAACGGGTCGCGAGCTTCTTGCTAAGGCGACACCTGATGATGCATCTGCTATAGGATCACAGCTTGCTGAAATAAATAATCTTTGGGACACGGTAACCAAGTTGTCCTCTGACAAGACTGAACGACTCCAAGAAGCCCTCAGAGAGGCTGAACGCCTTCACAAGGCAGTTCACGTACTTCTGGAGTGGCTGAGTGATGCTGAGATGAAGCTGAGATTCGCTGGACAGTTGCCGGAAGACGAACAGGAGAGCAGGAATCAGTTGATGGAACACGAAAAGTTCTTGCGTGAATTAAGCaccaaagaaattgaaaaagatcaAACATTGGAGCTGGCTCACGTGATTCTTGCAAAGGCACACCCTGATGGAGCTTTGGTTATCAAACACTGGATCACGATCATTCAGTCCAGATGGGAGGAGGTTTCCACCTGGGCCCAACAAAGGAATCAAAGATTGGAGAATCATATGCGAGGACTTCAG GACCTCGACAATCTTCTGGAAGAACTACTGTCATGGTTAGAAGGTTTGGAGAACACTCTCAACGCTCTTGAAGCTGAGCCTTTACCAGACGATAAAGCTACTTTAGAAATGCTGATTGTGGATCACAGAGAATTTATGGAGAACACCAGTCGAAGACAGAACGAAGTTGACCGCGTCTGCAAAGCCAGACAGATCAAATCTGCGAAAGATACGATGAAGATAACGAAGGCTAAGTCACCTGCTCCAAC CCGAGCCAGCCCAGGCCGTGAGAGAACACCCGATTTGTTGCCGCACATCGGCCCACGGTTTCCACCCAAAGGAAG CAAAGGTGCCGAACCGGAGTTCCGTAGTCCCAGAGTAAAACTGCTGTGGGACAGGTGGAGACACGTTTGGATGTTGGCGTGGGAACGTCAACGTCGTTTACAGGATAAGTATAATTATATCCAAGAACTGGACCGTGTCGCAAACTTCAGCTGGGAGGATTGGCGCAAGAGA TTCCTGAAATTCATGAACCACAAAAAGTCCAGATTAACAGATCTCTTCAGGAAAATGGATAAGAATAACGACGGACTGATTCCACGCGAGGACTTCATTCAAGGAATCATGAACACCA AATTCGAGACTTCACGGTTAGAAATGGGAGCGGTCGCAGATTTGTTCGATCGCCACGGTGAAGGATTGATAGATTGGAAAGAATTCATCGCGGCTCTAAGACCAGACTGGGAGGAACgcagaacgtataacgacacTGACAAGATTCACGATGAAGTGAAACGATTGGTGATGCTTTGTACTTGTCGCCAGAAATTCCGTGTATTTCAAGTTGGCGAAGGAAAATATAGG TTTGGAGACAGTCAAAAGTTGCGGTTGGTTCGGATTCTACGATCGACCGTGATGGTACGAGTCGGTGGTGGATGGGTAGCATTGGacgaatttctattaaaaaatgatCCTTGCCGCG TTTTTCTAATGCCGATACCGGACCCTAACAAACCGGAACAACATGAGGGTTGGTGTCCGCTCG CCAAGGGAAGAACGAATATCGAGCTGCGAGAACAATTCATATTGGCGGATGGCGTCAGCCAGACAATGACGGCGTTCAGATCGAAACCGAGCCCAACCTCGACGCTGCAGCGTACGCCAATCTCATCCGCGAATGCCGGACCCATCACCAAG GTGAGAGAACGCAGCGCTCGCAGCGTTCCCATGGGACAATCACGAGCATCGCGCTCTTCGTTGAGCGCTGGAACGCCGGACAGCCTAAGCGACAACGAGAGCTCCTTCAAGCTTGGCTCCGCCAGAAAAACAAGTACACCCTACAGAAGCTCTATGACACCGG GCGGTAGTCGACCATCGAGTAGACCAACTTCGAGACCAACGTCCAGACCAACCAGTAGACCCGGAAGTAGGCCCGCATCCAGGCAAGGAAGCAAACCACCGAGTCGCTATGGTTCCACACAGTCGTTAGATAGTACTG ATGATTCGACAAATGTGAGCCGCATTCCACGCAGAACGGCTGTGAGCACGACAGGCAATACTCCCACTTCTAGCAGACACAATAGCGTGTCGGGAAAGCGCTTATCGGTGAACGGTTCGAGCTCACGACCTCGAACGCCCACCGGCCTGGTTAGTCCTGCCAGTGGTGTTCCAGCGAG gtTTGGCACGATCCATAGAGCTTCGAGCATTCCAACCCTGACTGGTGTCGGCACACCGATCAG CCGTTCGAGGATCCCCGTATATGTGGGCACGGATATAAAATCCCCACAATCGACGACCAGCAATATTTCCACTCATTCTACGCAAAGCAACTACTCGACGGTTTCTACCGATTCTACCGG GAGCAGCTCGATGTGTACAAATTCAGCAACTAACACCTCGTCGGCCGTTAAGCGAGCTAG AACAAGGACACCGTCCAGTGGATCGAGCACGCCACTGCCGCCTTCTTTGAAGCTATCGAGGAAACCTTCTGGAGCATCGGATACGTCCGTATCGACCACACCGGCCACTAAACGAAAAGGCAAACCAACGCCGATCGACCAACGGGCGCCATTCCGATTGTAG